From a single Pirellulales bacterium genomic region:
- the ispD gene encoding 2-C-methyl-D-erythritol 4-phosphate cytidylyltransferase: MAKFAVILPAAGASSRFKDKNYKKPFAPLADRAVWLHSAERFLHRQDVKQLIVVISAADREDFDFKFSSNVVVLGIEVVEGGKERADSIERAMARVKADVDFIAVHDAARPCLADEWITRVFEAAEKSGAAILALPVAATLKRVKGQTIEETVSREGLWEAQTPQVFRRQLLLDAYAKRGSFQATDDAQLVERIGHPVTVVPGSPINMKITTQEDLRLAEQALRAMPKPKFKGAGHPFADDNMWR; the protein is encoded by the coding sequence ATGGCCAAGTTTGCTGTGATTTTACCCGCTGCCGGGGCGAGCAGCCGTTTCAAAGACAAAAACTACAAGAAGCCGTTCGCCCCACTGGCCGATCGGGCCGTGTGGCTGCATTCGGCCGAACGCTTCTTGCACCGCCAGGATGTGAAGCAGCTCATCGTGGTGATTTCCGCCGCCGACCGCGAAGACTTCGACTTCAAGTTCTCGTCGAACGTGGTCGTTTTGGGCATCGAGGTGGTCGAAGGCGGCAAGGAGCGGGCCGATTCGATCGAACGAGCGATGGCCCGCGTGAAGGCCGACGTCGATTTCATCGCCGTACACGACGCCGCTCGGCCCTGCCTGGCCGACGAATGGATCACCCGCGTGTTCGAGGCGGCCGAAAAAAGCGGGGCCGCCATCCTGGCCTTGCCCGTCGCGGCCACGCTGAAACGGGTGAAAGGCCAGACCATCGAAGAAACGGTCTCTCGCGAAGGGCTGTGGGAGGCCCAGACGCCGCAGGTGTTTCGGCGGCAGCTTTTGCTCGACGCCTACGCCAAGCGGGGATCGTTTCAGGCCACGGACGACGCCCAGCTCGTCGAGCGGATTGGGCATCCCGTGACGGTCGTGCCAGGCTCGCCCATCAACATGAAAATCACCACGCAAGAAGACCTGCGGCTGGCCGAGCAGGCGCTGAGGGCGATGCCCAAGCCGAAGTTCAAAGGGGCCGGGCATCCCTTCGCCGACGATAACATGTGGAGATGA